The following are encoded together in the Daucus carota subsp. sativus chromosome 5, DH1 v3.0, whole genome shotgun sequence genome:
- the LOC108221407 gene encoding developmentally-regulated G-protein 3-like, giving the protein MVRVEEDRLNKEPPNLTFRKKEKGGINFTSIVPNTHLDLDTVKAICSEYKIHNADLTLRYDATADDLIDVIEGSRVYMPCIYAVNKIDQITLEELEILDRLPHYCPVGIFGLLSSSLCHLVLWPVLNSGTTRY; this is encoded by the exons ATGGTAAGGGTAGAGGAAGACAG GTTGAACAAGGAACCCCCTAACCTGACAtttagaaaaaaagaaaagggtGGCATAAACTTCACATCTATAGTACCCAATACACATCTGGACCTCGACACTGTGAAAGCAATCTGTAGTGAATACAAAATACACAATGCTGATCTTACCCTGAGGTATGATGCAACTGCTGATGATCTCATTGACGTCATTGAAGGGAGTCGGGTGTATATGCCCTGCATATATGCTGTCAACAAGATAGATCAGATAACACTTGAAGAGCTAGAAATTCTAGATAGACTTCCTCACTACTGTCCTGTCGG GATCTTTGGCCTATTATCAAGCTCTCTCTGTCATCTGGTGTTATGGCCTG TCTTGAACTCTGGTACAACACGGTACTAG